In Pararge aegeria chromosome 17, ilParAegt1.1, whole genome shotgun sequence, one genomic interval encodes:
- the LOC120630813 gene encoding uncharacterized protein LOC120630813, with protein MPKYYRFRATSPTLKLKRSKTDNEKEVLEKSKDKNGSWLDVTLACTTAPSWYLRRTSWRESPPPMGLPRQLAAMLRTSLKVTNRAMYVFKV; from the exons ATGCCGAAATACTATAGATTTAGAGCTACGTCACCCactcttaaattaaaacgaagTAAAACGGACAATGAAAAGGAAGTTTTAGAAAA GAGTAAAGATAAAAACGGGAGTTGGCTGGATGTGACGCTGGCTTGCACGACAGCGCCCTCGTGGTACCTCAGGCGAACTTCGTGGCGGGAAAGCCCTCCTCCGATGGGACTGCCACGGCAACTGGCGGCGATGCTCCGAACCTCACTAAAAGTGACCAACCGTGCGATGTACGTCTTTAAAGTTTGA
- the LOC120630905 gene encoding beta-1,4-N-acetylgalactosaminyltransferase bre-4: MGGAGGGRAARALRLLLLLVLALAAVEFLFGSILDASPLRTYLYTPLHNATQSSLKISDKTLQIWPKKFPFTATENATRNSTHKAAINSTMHRNSSKEAINMTRQNLLDDTSTPLLITKIMDGIKNLVTTEDAEFKMSEPSMPLCDEMPPDLGPVLVNKTEMELDAVDKKYPEVQLGGRYSPPNCTARHKVAIIVPFRDRKQHLAIFLNHMHPFLMKQQMEYGIFIIEQEGNSDFNRAKLMNVGFAESQKQKNGGWQCFIFHDIDLLPLDSRNLYSCPRQPRHMSASIDKLNFKLPYEDIFGGVSAMTAEQFTKVNGFSNKYWGWGGEDDDMFYRLKKVNYHIARYKMSIARYAMLDHKKSAPNPKRYQLLSQTSKTFQKDGLSTLEYELVQVTQRHLYTHILANIDERS; this comes from the exons ATGGGCGGAGCGGGCGGCGGCCGGGCGGCGCGGGCGCTCCGCCTGCTGCTGCTGTTGGTGCTGGCGCTGGCCGCGGTCGAGTTCCTCTTCGGCTCCATTCTCGACGCCTCGCCCCTACGCACCTACCTCTACACGCCTCTGCACAACGCTACTCAATCTTCCCTCAA AATCAGTGATAAAACACTGCAAATCTGGCCTAAGAAGTTTCCATTCACTGCAACAGAAAACGCGACAAGAAATTCTACACACAAAGCCGCAATAAACAGTACAATGCACAGGAATTCTAGTAAAGAAGCAATCAATATGACTCGCCAGAACTTGTTAGATGATACAAGCACACCACTATTGATCACGAAGATTATGGATGGAATCAAAAATCTTGTAACCACTGAAGACGCGGAATTCAAAATGTCGGAACCTTCAATGCCGCTTTGCGATGAAATGCCACCGGACTTAG GTCCCGTACTAGTTAACAAAACAGAAATGGAACTAGATGCAGTGGACAAAAAGTACCCTGAAGTACAACTCGGAGGGCGGTACTCGCCACCAAACTGTACTGCCAGGCATAAAGTGGCAATTATTGTGCCATTCAG AGATCGCAAGCAGCATTTAGCGATATTTTTAAACCATATGCATCCTTTCCTGATGAAGCAACAAATGGAATACGGCATATTCATTATTGAACAGGAAG gtaacaGCGACTTCAACCGCGCCAAGTTGATGAACGTTGGTTTTGCGGAAAGCCAGAAGCAGAAGAACGGAGGATGGCAGTGTTTCATCTTCCACGACATCGACCTCCTGCCTCTAGACTCTAGGAATCTGTACTCCTGTCCCAGACAGCCGAGGCACATGTCCGCTTCTATTGATAAACTTAATTTCAA atTACCATACGAGGACATTTTTGGCGGTGTGTCTGCCATGACTGCGGAACAGTTTACCAAGGTCAATGGTTTCTCCAATAAGTATTGGGGTTGGGGCGGAGAAGACGATGATATGTTTTATAG ATTAAAAAAGGTCAATTACCATATAGCGAGGTACAAGATGTCGATTGCACGATACGCGATGCTAGATCATAAGAAATCTGCACCTAATCCTAAGAg GTACCAGCTCCTATCCCAAACTAGCAAAACATTCCAAAAGGACGGCCTATCGACGCTCGAATACGAGCTGGTACAGGTAACGCAACGCCATCTGTACACGCACATCTTAGCGAATATAGACGAGCGTAGCTGA